One genomic segment of Catalinimonas alkaloidigena includes these proteins:
- the uxuA gene encoding mannonate dehydratase → MGSEQKLHSTQSKLFPTWRWFGPDDAVTLPEIRQVGAEGIVTALHHVPCGEVWSLEEISRRKEMIDNAGFRWSVVESVNIHESIKTAAPERDAYIEKYRQTLIHLSKCNIKTVCYNFMPVLDWTRTQLRHQLEDGSYALRYDPVALAAFELYILKRKEAEEIYTEEQKQNAYTYLQKLSESEKDSLQQTIMAGLPGTDEVFTPQEFMGHLERYKDIDEQQLRENLTYFLSKIIPVADEYDINMCIHPDDPPFPILGLPRVVRTEEDLKYILNSVPSMRNGITFCTGSLGARRDNDLPGIIQRLGDKIHFLHLRNVRHNLDGSFHEADHLAGNTDMFAVMKAVIEEQQKRLQSGREDVAIPMRPDHGHQFLFDADRKFYPGYSAVGRMRGLAELRGLELGIRRLIS, encoded by the coding sequence ATGGGCAGTGAGCAAAAACTACACTCCACTCAGTCAAAACTATTCCCCACCTGGCGCTGGTTCGGGCCGGATGATGCGGTGACCCTTCCTGAAATCAGACAGGTGGGTGCCGAAGGTATAGTTACCGCGCTGCATCATGTCCCTTGCGGAGAAGTGTGGAGCCTGGAGGAGATCAGCCGGAGAAAAGAAATGATTGACAATGCCGGCTTCCGCTGGAGCGTGGTGGAGAGTGTCAATATCCATGAAAGCATCAAAACCGCTGCTCCTGAGCGGGATGCGTACATAGAGAAATACCGGCAGACCTTAATCCATCTGAGTAAGTGCAATATCAAAACCGTTTGCTACAACTTTATGCCGGTGCTGGACTGGACCCGTACCCAGCTGAGACATCAACTGGAAGACGGCTCTTATGCCTTGCGCTACGATCCGGTGGCGCTGGCAGCCTTTGAACTGTACATTTTGAAGAGAAAAGAGGCAGAGGAAATTTACACCGAAGAACAAAAGCAGAATGCTTATACCTATCTGCAAAAGCTTTCCGAAAGTGAAAAAGATAGCCTGCAGCAAACCATCATGGCCGGTCTTCCGGGTACGGATGAAGTATTTACGCCCCAGGAGTTTATGGGCCATCTGGAACGCTATAAAGATATTGATGAACAGCAACTCAGAGAAAACCTGACTTATTTCTTAAGCAAAATTATTCCGGTAGCCGATGAATATGATATCAATATGTGCATACACCCTGATGACCCTCCTTTTCCCATACTGGGCTTGCCCAGAGTGGTACGTACCGAAGAAGACCTGAAGTATATCCTCAACAGTGTGCCCTCTATGCGCAATGGCATCACCTTCTGCACAGGTTCCTTAGGTGCCCGAAGAGATAATGACCTTCCGGGTATAATTCAGCGACTGGGAGATAAAATTCATTTTTTGCACCTGCGAAATGTGCGGCATAACCTGGATGGCAGCTTTCATGAAGCTGATCACCTGGCGGGCAACACCGATATGTTTGCGGTGATGAAGGCAGTGATTGAAGAGCAGCAAAAAAGACTGCAGAGCGGCCGTGAGGATGTAGCCATTCCTATGCGTCCCGACCACGGTCATCAATTTCTTTTCGATGCCGACCGCAAATTCTACCCCGGCTACTCCGCCGTGGGCAGGATGCGAGGGCTGGCAGAACTCAGAGGCCTGGAACTGGGCATCCGCCGTTTGATCAGCTGA